The proteins below are encoded in one region of Oncorhynchus gorbuscha isolate QuinsamMale2020 ecotype Even-year linkage group LG01, OgorEven_v1.0, whole genome shotgun sequence:
- the LOC124044022 gene encoding putative ATP-dependent RNA helicase an3 isoform X2 has protein sequence MSHVVVDNQHGLDQQLAGLDLNSDGQGGGTGRRYIPPHLRNKEVSKNENAYSSGRQYGYSVPPPVNFYSPGGWDSGRSNGFANGYHDNRNTGFGGRGGPPRNDRGGRGSYRGNGMGGASFSQPMHIAGFSGGQDGGGWGGTPRQDAAYNSFGGRGKSSFYNDRGSSGGRGYQRGGYGGGGNNRWQEDSRDDEDWSKPSPANERLEAELFSSGNTGINFEKYDDIPVEATGSNCPPHIDSFHDVDMGEIIMSNIALTHYTRPTPVQKYAIPVIKSKRDLMACAQTGSGKTAAFLVPVLSQIYTQGPGDAAAAGKNGQDSGKYGRRKQYPLSLVLAPTRELALQIYEESRKFAYRSRVRPCVVYGGADIGQQIRDLERGCHLLVATPGRLVDMMERGKIGLDYCNYLVLDEADRMLDMGFEPQIRRIVEQDTMPPKGIRQTMMFSATFPKEIQMLARDFLEDYIFLAVGRVGSTSENITQKVVWVEDGDKRSFLLDLLNATGKESLTLVFVETKKGADALEDFLYREGYACTSIHGDRSQRDREEALNQFRSGRCPILVATAVAARGLDISNVKHVINFDLPSDIEEYVHRIGRTGRVGNLGLATSFFNDKNSNITKDLLDILVEAKQEVPSWLESLGYENQHKGNTGRGRSKRFSSGGFGARDYRQTPGGGGFGGGGGRGGPRTGGYGGGGSRGGFGGGGFGGGNSYGGNDAGYGGNYSHSGSGTDWWGN, from the exons CTTGCTGGCCTAGACTTGAACTCTGACGGACAGGGAGGAGGCACAGGCA GGCGTTACATTCCACCTCACTTGAGGAACAAAGAAGTTTCCAAAAACG AAAATGCTTATTCCTCTGGTAGACAGTACGGTTATTCAGTGCCACCTCCAGTGAACTTCT ACTCTCCAGGAGGATGGGACAGCGGACGCAGCAACGGCTTTGCCAATGGTTACCACGACAACCGCAATACGGGCTTCGGGGGACGCGGCGGGCCTCCCCGAAATGACAGAGGTGGGCGTGGCAGCTACCGCGGTAACGGCATGGGTGGCGCCTCGTTTAGTCAGCCAATGCACATCGCAG GGTTTAGTGGTGGACAGGATGGTGGCGGCTGGGGAGGTACTCCCAGACAAGACGCGGCCTATAACAGCTTTGGCGGGAGGGGAAAGTCTTCTTTCTACAACGACCGTGGATCATCAGGGGGCAGAGG TTATCAGCGTGGAGGTTATGGCGGTGGAGGCAACAACCGCTGGCAGGAAGACTCCAGGGACGATGAGGACTGGTCCAAACCCAGCCCCGCCAACGAACGCTTGGAAGC GGAGCTGTTCTCAAGCGGCAACACAGGTATTAACTTTGAGAAATACGACGACATTCCGGTGGAGGCCACTGGATCCAACTGCCCGCCACACATTGATAGT TTCCATGATGTGGACATGGGTGAGATCATCATGAGCAACATTGCCCTGACCCACTACACGCGGCCCACCCCTGTCCAGAAATACGCTATCCCGGTCATAAAGTCCAAGAGAGACCTCATGGCTTGTGCTCAGACTG GCTCGGGTAAGACTGCAGCCTTCCTGGTGCCAGTGTTGAGCCAGATCTACACACAGGGGCCTGGAGACGCTGCAGCGGCTGGCAAGAACGGACAG GACAGTGGTAAATATGGGCGCCGTAAGCAgtatcctctctccctggtcctgGCTCCCACCAGAGAACTGGCCCTGCAGATCTACGAAGAGTCCAGAAAG TTTGCGTACCGCTCCCGTGTGCGTCCCTGTGTGGTGTACGGGGGGGCTGACATCGGTCAGCAGATCAGAGACCTGGAGCGAGGCTGCCACCTTCTGGTGGCCACACCCGGGCGCCTGGTGGATATGATGGAAAGGGGCAAGATTGGCCTCGACTACTGCAA CTACCTGGTGCTGGACGAGGCTGACAGGATGTTGGACATGGGTTTTGAGCCCCAGATCAGACGCATCGTGGAGCAGGACACCATGCCCCCTAAAGGGATCCGTCAGACCATGATGTTCAGTGCTACCTTCCCCAAGGAGATCCAG ATGCTGGCGCGTGATTTCCTAGAGGACTATATCTTCCTGGCCGTGGGCCGCGTGGGCTCCACCTCAGAAAACATCACCCAGAAAGTAGTGTGGGTGGAGGATGGTGACAAGAGATCCTTCCTCCTGGACCTGCTCAACGCTACAG GTAAGGAGTCTCTGACATTGGTGTTTGTGGAGACCAAAAAGGGAGCAGACGCCCTGGAGGACTTCCTGTATCGTGAGGGCTACGCCTGCACCAGTATCCACGGTGATCGCTCCCAGAGAGACCGAGAAGAGGCGCTGAACCAGTTCCGCTCTGGCCGCTGCCCCATCCTGGTGGCCACCGCG GTGGCTGCGCGGGGTCTGGACATCTCTAACGTCAAGCACGTCATCAACTTTGACCTGCCCAGCGACATAGAGGAGTATGTCCACCGTATCGGTCGTACAGGCCGCGTGGGGAACCTGG GTCTGGCCACGTCGTTCTTCAACGACAAGAACAGCAACATCACCAAAGACCTGCTGGACATCCTGGTGGAGGCCAAGCAGGAGGTACCATCCTGGCTGGAGAGCCTGGGTTATGAGAACCAGCACAAGGGCAACACAGGACGCGGACGCTCCAAGAG GTTCTCCTCTGGTGGATTTGGTGCCAGGGACTACCGTCAGACACCCGGTGGTGGCGGCTTTGGCGGTGGTGGTGGGCGCGGAGGCCCACGCACCGGGGGTTACGGAGGAGGCGGAAGCCGTGGCGGCTTTGGTGGAG GTGGCTTTGGAGGCGGGAACTCCTATGGTGGCAACGATGCAGGCTACGGTGGCAACTACAGCCACTCCGGTAGTGGAACAGACTGGTGGGGCAACTAG
- the LOC124044022 gene encoding putative ATP-dependent RNA helicase an3 isoform X1, with the protein MSHVVVDNQHGLDQQLAGLDLNSDGQGGGTGRRYIPPHLRNKEVSKNENAYSSGRQYGYSVPPPVNFYSPGGWDSGRSNGFANGYHDNRNTGFGGRGGPPRNDRGGRGSYRGNGMGGASFSQPMHIAGFSGGQDGGGWGGTPRQDAAYNSFGGRGKSSFYNDRGSSGGRGYQRGGYGGGGNNRWQEDSRDDEDWSKPSPANERLEAELFSSGNTGINFEKYDDIPVEATGSNCPPHIDSFHDVDMGEIIMSNIALTHYTRPTPVQKYAIPVIKSKRDLMACAQTGSGKTAAFLVPVLSQIYTQGPGDAAAAGKNGQDSGKYGRRKQYPLSLVLAPTRELALQIYEESRKFAYRSRVRPCVVYGGADIGQQIRDLERGCHLLVATPGRLVDMMERGKIGLDYCNYLVLDEADRMLDMGFEPQIRRIVEQDTMPPKGIRQTMMFSATFPKEIQMLARDFLEDYIFLAVGRVGSTSENITQKVVWVEDGDKRSFLLDLLNATVIPSDAPDVQEAAVTPGKESLTLVFVETKKGADALEDFLYREGYACTSIHGDRSQRDREEALNQFRSGRCPILVATAVAARGLDISNVKHVINFDLPSDIEEYVHRIGRTGRVGNLGLATSFFNDKNSNITKDLLDILVEAKQEVPSWLESLGYENQHKGNTGRGRSKRFSSGGFGARDYRQTPGGGGFGGGGGRGGPRTGGYGGGGSRGGFGGGGFGGGNSYGGNDAGYGGNYSHSGSGTDWWGN; encoded by the exons CTTGCTGGCCTAGACTTGAACTCTGACGGACAGGGAGGAGGCACAGGCA GGCGTTACATTCCACCTCACTTGAGGAACAAAGAAGTTTCCAAAAACG AAAATGCTTATTCCTCTGGTAGACAGTACGGTTATTCAGTGCCACCTCCAGTGAACTTCT ACTCTCCAGGAGGATGGGACAGCGGACGCAGCAACGGCTTTGCCAATGGTTACCACGACAACCGCAATACGGGCTTCGGGGGACGCGGCGGGCCTCCCCGAAATGACAGAGGTGGGCGTGGCAGCTACCGCGGTAACGGCATGGGTGGCGCCTCGTTTAGTCAGCCAATGCACATCGCAG GGTTTAGTGGTGGACAGGATGGTGGCGGCTGGGGAGGTACTCCCAGACAAGACGCGGCCTATAACAGCTTTGGCGGGAGGGGAAAGTCTTCTTTCTACAACGACCGTGGATCATCAGGGGGCAGAGG TTATCAGCGTGGAGGTTATGGCGGTGGAGGCAACAACCGCTGGCAGGAAGACTCCAGGGACGATGAGGACTGGTCCAAACCCAGCCCCGCCAACGAACGCTTGGAAGC GGAGCTGTTCTCAAGCGGCAACACAGGTATTAACTTTGAGAAATACGACGACATTCCGGTGGAGGCCACTGGATCCAACTGCCCGCCACACATTGATAGT TTCCATGATGTGGACATGGGTGAGATCATCATGAGCAACATTGCCCTGACCCACTACACGCGGCCCACCCCTGTCCAGAAATACGCTATCCCGGTCATAAAGTCCAAGAGAGACCTCATGGCTTGTGCTCAGACTG GCTCGGGTAAGACTGCAGCCTTCCTGGTGCCAGTGTTGAGCCAGATCTACACACAGGGGCCTGGAGACGCTGCAGCGGCTGGCAAGAACGGACAG GACAGTGGTAAATATGGGCGCCGTAAGCAgtatcctctctccctggtcctgGCTCCCACCAGAGAACTGGCCCTGCAGATCTACGAAGAGTCCAGAAAG TTTGCGTACCGCTCCCGTGTGCGTCCCTGTGTGGTGTACGGGGGGGCTGACATCGGTCAGCAGATCAGAGACCTGGAGCGAGGCTGCCACCTTCTGGTGGCCACACCCGGGCGCCTGGTGGATATGATGGAAAGGGGCAAGATTGGCCTCGACTACTGCAA CTACCTGGTGCTGGACGAGGCTGACAGGATGTTGGACATGGGTTTTGAGCCCCAGATCAGACGCATCGTGGAGCAGGACACCATGCCCCCTAAAGGGATCCGTCAGACCATGATGTTCAGTGCTACCTTCCCCAAGGAGATCCAG ATGCTGGCGCGTGATTTCCTAGAGGACTATATCTTCCTGGCCGTGGGCCGCGTGGGCTCCACCTCAGAAAACATCACCCAGAAAGTAGTGTGGGTGGAGGATGGTGACAAGAGATCCTTCCTCCTGGACCTGCTCAACGCTACAG TCATACCCAGTGATGCTCCTGATGTTCAGGAGGCTGCAGTGACACCCG GTAAGGAGTCTCTGACATTGGTGTTTGTGGAGACCAAAAAGGGAGCAGACGCCCTGGAGGACTTCCTGTATCGTGAGGGCTACGCCTGCACCAGTATCCACGGTGATCGCTCCCAGAGAGACCGAGAAGAGGCGCTGAACCAGTTCCGCTCTGGCCGCTGCCCCATCCTGGTGGCCACCGCG GTGGCTGCGCGGGGTCTGGACATCTCTAACGTCAAGCACGTCATCAACTTTGACCTGCCCAGCGACATAGAGGAGTATGTCCACCGTATCGGTCGTACAGGCCGCGTGGGGAACCTGG GTCTGGCCACGTCGTTCTTCAACGACAAGAACAGCAACATCACCAAAGACCTGCTGGACATCCTGGTGGAGGCCAAGCAGGAGGTACCATCCTGGCTGGAGAGCCTGGGTTATGAGAACCAGCACAAGGGCAACACAGGACGCGGACGCTCCAAGAG GTTCTCCTCTGGTGGATTTGGTGCCAGGGACTACCGTCAGACACCCGGTGGTGGCGGCTTTGGCGGTGGTGGTGGGCGCGGAGGCCCACGCACCGGGGGTTACGGAGGAGGCGGAAGCCGTGGCGGCTTTGGTGGAG GTGGCTTTGGAGGCGGGAACTCCTATGGTGGCAACGATGCAGGCTACGGTGGCAACTACAGCCACTCCGGTAGTGGAACAGACTGGTGGGGCAACTAG
- the LOC124044022 gene encoding ATP-dependent RNA helicase DDX3X-like isoform X5, which translates to MSHVVVDNQHGLDQQLAGLDLNSDGQGGGTGRRYIPPHLRNKEVSKNDSPGGWDSGRSNGFANGYHDNRNTGFGGRGGPPRNDRGFSGGQDGGGWGGTPRQDAAYNSFGGRGKSSFYNDRGSSGGRGYQRGGYGGGGNNRWQEDSRDDEDWSKPSPANERLEAELFSSGNTGINFEKYDDIPVEATGSNCPPHIDSFHDVDMGEIIMSNIALTHYTRPTPVQKYAIPVIKSKRDLMACAQTGSGKTAAFLVPVLSQIYTQGPGDAAAAGKNGQDSGKYGRRKQYPLSLVLAPTRELALQIYEESRKFAYRSRVRPCVVYGGADIGQQIRDLERGCHLLVATPGRLVDMMERGKIGLDYCNYLVLDEADRMLDMGFEPQIRRIVEQDTMPPKGIRQTMMFSATFPKEIQMLARDFLEDYIFLAVGRVGSTSENITQKVVWVEDGDKRSFLLDLLNATVIPSDAPDVQEAAVTPGKESLTLVFVETKKGADALEDFLYREGYACTSIHGDRSQRDREEALNQFRSGRCPILVATAVAARGLDISNVKHVINFDLPSDIEEYVHRIGRTGRVGNLGLATSFFNDKNSNITKDLLDILVEAKQEVPSWLESLGYENQHKGNTGRGRSKRFSSGGFGARDYRQTPGGGGFGGGGGRGGPRTGGYGGGGSRGGFGGGGFGGGNSYGGNDAGYGGNYSHSGSGTDWWGN; encoded by the exons CTTGCTGGCCTAGACTTGAACTCTGACGGACAGGGAGGAGGCACAGGCA GGCGTTACATTCCACCTCACTTGAGGAACAAAGAAGTTTCCAAAAACG ACTCTCCAGGAGGATGGGACAGCGGACGCAGCAACGGCTTTGCCAATGGTTACCACGACAACCGCAATACGGGCTTCGGGGGACGCGGCGGGCCTCCCCGAAATGACAGAG GGTTTAGTGGTGGACAGGATGGTGGCGGCTGGGGAGGTACTCCCAGACAAGACGCGGCCTATAACAGCTTTGGCGGGAGGGGAAAGTCTTCTTTCTACAACGACCGTGGATCATCAGGGGGCAGAGG TTATCAGCGTGGAGGTTATGGCGGTGGAGGCAACAACCGCTGGCAGGAAGACTCCAGGGACGATGAGGACTGGTCCAAACCCAGCCCCGCCAACGAACGCTTGGAAGC GGAGCTGTTCTCAAGCGGCAACACAGGTATTAACTTTGAGAAATACGACGACATTCCGGTGGAGGCCACTGGATCCAACTGCCCGCCACACATTGATAGT TTCCATGATGTGGACATGGGTGAGATCATCATGAGCAACATTGCCCTGACCCACTACACGCGGCCCACCCCTGTCCAGAAATACGCTATCCCGGTCATAAAGTCCAAGAGAGACCTCATGGCTTGTGCTCAGACTG GCTCGGGTAAGACTGCAGCCTTCCTGGTGCCAGTGTTGAGCCAGATCTACACACAGGGGCCTGGAGACGCTGCAGCGGCTGGCAAGAACGGACAG GACAGTGGTAAATATGGGCGCCGTAAGCAgtatcctctctccctggtcctgGCTCCCACCAGAGAACTGGCCCTGCAGATCTACGAAGAGTCCAGAAAG TTTGCGTACCGCTCCCGTGTGCGTCCCTGTGTGGTGTACGGGGGGGCTGACATCGGTCAGCAGATCAGAGACCTGGAGCGAGGCTGCCACCTTCTGGTGGCCACACCCGGGCGCCTGGTGGATATGATGGAAAGGGGCAAGATTGGCCTCGACTACTGCAA CTACCTGGTGCTGGACGAGGCTGACAGGATGTTGGACATGGGTTTTGAGCCCCAGATCAGACGCATCGTGGAGCAGGACACCATGCCCCCTAAAGGGATCCGTCAGACCATGATGTTCAGTGCTACCTTCCCCAAGGAGATCCAG ATGCTGGCGCGTGATTTCCTAGAGGACTATATCTTCCTGGCCGTGGGCCGCGTGGGCTCCACCTCAGAAAACATCACCCAGAAAGTAGTGTGGGTGGAGGATGGTGACAAGAGATCCTTCCTCCTGGACCTGCTCAACGCTACAG TCATACCCAGTGATGCTCCTGATGTTCAGGAGGCTGCAGTGACACCCG GTAAGGAGTCTCTGACATTGGTGTTTGTGGAGACCAAAAAGGGAGCAGACGCCCTGGAGGACTTCCTGTATCGTGAGGGCTACGCCTGCACCAGTATCCACGGTGATCGCTCCCAGAGAGACCGAGAAGAGGCGCTGAACCAGTTCCGCTCTGGCCGCTGCCCCATCCTGGTGGCCACCGCG GTGGCTGCGCGGGGTCTGGACATCTCTAACGTCAAGCACGTCATCAACTTTGACCTGCCCAGCGACATAGAGGAGTATGTCCACCGTATCGGTCGTACAGGCCGCGTGGGGAACCTGG GTCTGGCCACGTCGTTCTTCAACGACAAGAACAGCAACATCACCAAAGACCTGCTGGACATCCTGGTGGAGGCCAAGCAGGAGGTACCATCCTGGCTGGAGAGCCTGGGTTATGAGAACCAGCACAAGGGCAACACAGGACGCGGACGCTCCAAGAG GTTCTCCTCTGGTGGATTTGGTGCCAGGGACTACCGTCAGACACCCGGTGGTGGCGGCTTTGGCGGTGGTGGTGGGCGCGGAGGCCCACGCACCGGGGGTTACGGAGGAGGCGGAAGCCGTGGCGGCTTTGGTGGAG GTGGCTTTGGAGGCGGGAACTCCTATGGTGGCAACGATGCAGGCTACGGTGGCAACTACAGCCACTCCGGTAGTGGAACAGACTGGTGGGGCAACTAG
- the LOC124044022 gene encoding ATP-dependent RNA helicase DDX3X-like isoform X6 has translation MSHVVVDNQHGLDQQLAGLDLNSDGQGGGTGRRYIPPHLRNKEVSKNGFSGGQDGGGWGGTPRQDAAYNSFGGRGKSSFYNDRGSSGGRGYQRGGYGGGGNNRWQEDSRDDEDWSKPSPANERLEAELFSSGNTGINFEKYDDIPVEATGSNCPPHIDSFHDVDMGEIIMSNIALTHYTRPTPVQKYAIPVIKSKRDLMACAQTGSGKTAAFLVPVLSQIYTQGPGDAAAAGKNGQDSGKYGRRKQYPLSLVLAPTRELALQIYEESRKFAYRSRVRPCVVYGGADIGQQIRDLERGCHLLVATPGRLVDMMERGKIGLDYCNYLVLDEADRMLDMGFEPQIRRIVEQDTMPPKGIRQTMMFSATFPKEIQMLARDFLEDYIFLAVGRVGSTSENITQKVVWVEDGDKRSFLLDLLNATVIPSDAPDVQEAAVTPGKESLTLVFVETKKGADALEDFLYREGYACTSIHGDRSQRDREEALNQFRSGRCPILVATAVAARGLDISNVKHVINFDLPSDIEEYVHRIGRTGRVGNLGLATSFFNDKNSNITKDLLDILVEAKQEVPSWLESLGYENQHKGNTGRGRSKRFSSGGFGARDYRQTPGGGGFGGGGGRGGPRTGGYGGGGSRGGFGGGGFGGGNSYGGNDAGYGGNYSHSGSGTDWWGN, from the exons CTTGCTGGCCTAGACTTGAACTCTGACGGACAGGGAGGAGGCACAGGCA GGCGTTACATTCCACCTCACTTGAGGAACAAAGAAGTTTCCAAAAACG GGTTTAGTGGTGGACAGGATGGTGGCGGCTGGGGAGGTACTCCCAGACAAGACGCGGCCTATAACAGCTTTGGCGGGAGGGGAAAGTCTTCTTTCTACAACGACCGTGGATCATCAGGGGGCAGAGG TTATCAGCGTGGAGGTTATGGCGGTGGAGGCAACAACCGCTGGCAGGAAGACTCCAGGGACGATGAGGACTGGTCCAAACCCAGCCCCGCCAACGAACGCTTGGAAGC GGAGCTGTTCTCAAGCGGCAACACAGGTATTAACTTTGAGAAATACGACGACATTCCGGTGGAGGCCACTGGATCCAACTGCCCGCCACACATTGATAGT TTCCATGATGTGGACATGGGTGAGATCATCATGAGCAACATTGCCCTGACCCACTACACGCGGCCCACCCCTGTCCAGAAATACGCTATCCCGGTCATAAAGTCCAAGAGAGACCTCATGGCTTGTGCTCAGACTG GCTCGGGTAAGACTGCAGCCTTCCTGGTGCCAGTGTTGAGCCAGATCTACACACAGGGGCCTGGAGACGCTGCAGCGGCTGGCAAGAACGGACAG GACAGTGGTAAATATGGGCGCCGTAAGCAgtatcctctctccctggtcctgGCTCCCACCAGAGAACTGGCCCTGCAGATCTACGAAGAGTCCAGAAAG TTTGCGTACCGCTCCCGTGTGCGTCCCTGTGTGGTGTACGGGGGGGCTGACATCGGTCAGCAGATCAGAGACCTGGAGCGAGGCTGCCACCTTCTGGTGGCCACACCCGGGCGCCTGGTGGATATGATGGAAAGGGGCAAGATTGGCCTCGACTACTGCAA CTACCTGGTGCTGGACGAGGCTGACAGGATGTTGGACATGGGTTTTGAGCCCCAGATCAGACGCATCGTGGAGCAGGACACCATGCCCCCTAAAGGGATCCGTCAGACCATGATGTTCAGTGCTACCTTCCCCAAGGAGATCCAG ATGCTGGCGCGTGATTTCCTAGAGGACTATATCTTCCTGGCCGTGGGCCGCGTGGGCTCCACCTCAGAAAACATCACCCAGAAAGTAGTGTGGGTGGAGGATGGTGACAAGAGATCCTTCCTCCTGGACCTGCTCAACGCTACAG TCATACCCAGTGATGCTCCTGATGTTCAGGAGGCTGCAGTGACACCCG GTAAGGAGTCTCTGACATTGGTGTTTGTGGAGACCAAAAAGGGAGCAGACGCCCTGGAGGACTTCCTGTATCGTGAGGGCTACGCCTGCACCAGTATCCACGGTGATCGCTCCCAGAGAGACCGAGAAGAGGCGCTGAACCAGTTCCGCTCTGGCCGCTGCCCCATCCTGGTGGCCACCGCG GTGGCTGCGCGGGGTCTGGACATCTCTAACGTCAAGCACGTCATCAACTTTGACCTGCCCAGCGACATAGAGGAGTATGTCCACCGTATCGGTCGTACAGGCCGCGTGGGGAACCTGG GTCTGGCCACGTCGTTCTTCAACGACAAGAACAGCAACATCACCAAAGACCTGCTGGACATCCTGGTGGAGGCCAAGCAGGAGGTACCATCCTGGCTGGAGAGCCTGGGTTATGAGAACCAGCACAAGGGCAACACAGGACGCGGACGCTCCAAGAG GTTCTCCTCTGGTGGATTTGGTGCCAGGGACTACCGTCAGACACCCGGTGGTGGCGGCTTTGGCGGTGGTGGTGGGCGCGGAGGCCCACGCACCGGGGGTTACGGAGGAGGCGGAAGCCGTGGCGGCTTTGGTGGAG GTGGCTTTGGAGGCGGGAACTCCTATGGTGGCAACGATGCAGGCTACGGTGGCAACTACAGCCACTCCGGTAGTGGAACAGACTGGTGGGGCAACTAG
- the LOC124044022 gene encoding ATP-dependent RNA helicase DDX3Y-like isoform X7: MSHVVVDNQHGLDQQLAGLDLNSDGQGGGTGRRYIPPHLRNKEVSKNDSPGGWDSGRSNGFANGYHDNRNTGFGGRGGPPRNDRGGRGSYRGNGMGGASFSQPMHIAGFSGGQDGGGWGGTPRQDAAYNSFGGRGKSSFYNDRGSSGGRGYQRGGYGGGGNNRWQEDSRDDEDWSKPSPANERLEAELFSSGNTGINFEKYDDIPVEATGSNCPPHIDSFHDVDMGEIIMSNIALTHYTRPTPVQKYAIPVIKSKRDLMACAQTGSGKTAAFLVPVLSQIYTQGPGDAAAAGKNGQDSGKYGRRKQYPLSLVLAPTRELALQIYEESRKFAYRSRVRPCVVYGGADIGQQIRDLERGCHLLVATPGRLVDMMERGKIGLDYCNYLVLDEADRMLDMGFEPQIRRIVEQDTMPPKGIRQTMMFSATFPKEIQMLARDFLEDYIFLAVGRVGSTSENITQKVVWVEDGDKRSFLLDLLNATGKESLTLVFVETKKGADALEDFLYREGYACTSIHGDRSQRDREEALNQFRSGRCPILVATAVAARGLDISNVKHVINFDLPSDIEEYVHRIGRTGRVGNLGLATSFFNDKNSNITKDLLDILVEAKQEVPSWLESLGYENQHKGNTGRGRSKRFSSGGFGARDYRQTPGGGGFGGGGGRGGPRTGGYGGGGSRGGFGGGGFGGGNSYGGNDAGYGGNYSHSGSGTDWWGN, translated from the exons CTTGCTGGCCTAGACTTGAACTCTGACGGACAGGGAGGAGGCACAGGCA GGCGTTACATTCCACCTCACTTGAGGAACAAAGAAGTTTCCAAAAACG ACTCTCCAGGAGGATGGGACAGCGGACGCAGCAACGGCTTTGCCAATGGTTACCACGACAACCGCAATACGGGCTTCGGGGGACGCGGCGGGCCTCCCCGAAATGACAGAGGTGGGCGTGGCAGCTACCGCGGTAACGGCATGGGTGGCGCCTCGTTTAGTCAGCCAATGCACATCGCAG GGTTTAGTGGTGGACAGGATGGTGGCGGCTGGGGAGGTACTCCCAGACAAGACGCGGCCTATAACAGCTTTGGCGGGAGGGGAAAGTCTTCTTTCTACAACGACCGTGGATCATCAGGGGGCAGAGG TTATCAGCGTGGAGGTTATGGCGGTGGAGGCAACAACCGCTGGCAGGAAGACTCCAGGGACGATGAGGACTGGTCCAAACCCAGCCCCGCCAACGAACGCTTGGAAGC GGAGCTGTTCTCAAGCGGCAACACAGGTATTAACTTTGAGAAATACGACGACATTCCGGTGGAGGCCACTGGATCCAACTGCCCGCCACACATTGATAGT TTCCATGATGTGGACATGGGTGAGATCATCATGAGCAACATTGCCCTGACCCACTACACGCGGCCCACCCCTGTCCAGAAATACGCTATCCCGGTCATAAAGTCCAAGAGAGACCTCATGGCTTGTGCTCAGACTG GCTCGGGTAAGACTGCAGCCTTCCTGGTGCCAGTGTTGAGCCAGATCTACACACAGGGGCCTGGAGACGCTGCAGCGGCTGGCAAGAACGGACAG GACAGTGGTAAATATGGGCGCCGTAAGCAgtatcctctctccctggtcctgGCTCCCACCAGAGAACTGGCCCTGCAGATCTACGAAGAGTCCAGAAAG TTTGCGTACCGCTCCCGTGTGCGTCCCTGTGTGGTGTACGGGGGGGCTGACATCGGTCAGCAGATCAGAGACCTGGAGCGAGGCTGCCACCTTCTGGTGGCCACACCCGGGCGCCTGGTGGATATGATGGAAAGGGGCAAGATTGGCCTCGACTACTGCAA CTACCTGGTGCTGGACGAGGCTGACAGGATGTTGGACATGGGTTTTGAGCCCCAGATCAGACGCATCGTGGAGCAGGACACCATGCCCCCTAAAGGGATCCGTCAGACCATGATGTTCAGTGCTACCTTCCCCAAGGAGATCCAG ATGCTGGCGCGTGATTTCCTAGAGGACTATATCTTCCTGGCCGTGGGCCGCGTGGGCTCCACCTCAGAAAACATCACCCAGAAAGTAGTGTGGGTGGAGGATGGTGACAAGAGATCCTTCCTCCTGGACCTGCTCAACGCTACAG GTAAGGAGTCTCTGACATTGGTGTTTGTGGAGACCAAAAAGGGAGCAGACGCCCTGGAGGACTTCCTGTATCGTGAGGGCTACGCCTGCACCAGTATCCACGGTGATCGCTCCCAGAGAGACCGAGAAGAGGCGCTGAACCAGTTCCGCTCTGGCCGCTGCCCCATCCTGGTGGCCACCGCG GTGGCTGCGCGGGGTCTGGACATCTCTAACGTCAAGCACGTCATCAACTTTGACCTGCCCAGCGACATAGAGGAGTATGTCCACCGTATCGGTCGTACAGGCCGCGTGGGGAACCTGG GTCTGGCCACGTCGTTCTTCAACGACAAGAACAGCAACATCACCAAAGACCTGCTGGACATCCTGGTGGAGGCCAAGCAGGAGGTACCATCCTGGCTGGAGAGCCTGGGTTATGAGAACCAGCACAAGGGCAACACAGGACGCGGACGCTCCAAGAG GTTCTCCTCTGGTGGATTTGGTGCCAGGGACTACCGTCAGACACCCGGTGGTGGCGGCTTTGGCGGTGGTGGTGGGCGCGGAGGCCCACGCACCGGGGGTTACGGAGGAGGCGGAAGCCGTGGCGGCTTTGGTGGAG GTGGCTTTGGAGGCGGGAACTCCTATGGTGGCAACGATGCAGGCTACGGTGGCAACTACAGCCACTCCGGTAGTGGAACAGACTGGTGGGGCAACTAG